A DNA window from Hordeum vulgare subsp. vulgare chromosome 1H, MorexV3_pseudomolecules_assembly, whole genome shotgun sequence contains the following coding sequences:
- the LOC123442373 gene encoding probable glycosyltransferase STELLO2 yields the protein MLVQDRVLPEHAGSNKSPKSPRAAPGSDRRHPRPFAKSLDFSNWASEHSSRLLLLLFAVASVAAVFLLRGAGPDAAALLCLDRSSSRSAAGPAKLPYPDVAWSKIPPIAIASAAPFASFRAERWIVVSVSSPPTAALAALTRLKGWQLLAVGNSHTPSDWDLKGAIFLSLDLQAQLGYRSVDFLPYASHVRKTAGYLFAIQHGAKLIFDADDRAEVPGNDLGKHFDVDLGSGIANHPVLLQYSHADPNRTVVNPYVHFGQRSVWPRGLPLDKVGEVAHEAFYTEIFSGRQFIQQGLSDGLPDVDAVFYFTRKPPTAPFDLRFDPEAPKVALPQGMMAPVNSFNTLFHAQAFWGLMMPVSVSSMAADVIRGYWAQRILWEIGGYVAFYPPTIYRKDHVQAYPFAEEKDLHVNVGRLIKFLNEWRSNKQSLFEKILDLSYAMAEEGFWMEQDVRLTAAWLQDLLAAGYRQPRLMSLEIDRQRATIGEGDMKEFVPKKLPSVHLGVDEIGTVNYEIGNLIKWRKNFGNVVLIMHVSGPVDRVALEWRLLYGRIFKTVIILAEQSNAELAVERCALSHAYKYLPKVFGRYGGADGFLFLQDHMILNYWNLLQADKEKLWITDKIAHSWVTIPLESNKEEWFVKQGAMVKQVVGSSPVHFQTSYKESMGEDKIVFCGSELFYVPRRFVEDFGDLVSLVGNLDLHHKIAVPMFFLAMDSPQNFDSEALAGTVFKTNLAANETFANIYTAQSPAVFPVKVMNEIDFIKVIRLMSKGDPLLMELV from the exons ATGCTCGTCCAGGACCGCGTGCTCCCGGAGCACGCCGGGAGCAACAAGTCGCCCAAGTCCCCGCGCGCCGCGCCGGGGTCGGACCGGCGCCACCCGCGCCCCTTCGCCAAGAGCCTCGACTTCAGCAACTGGGCCTCCGAGCACTCCTCCAGgctgctgctcctcctcttcgccgtcgcctccgtcgccgccgtcttcctcctccgcggCGCCGGCCCGGACGCCGCCGCGCTCCTCTGCCTCGACCGCTCCAGCTCCCGCTCCGCCGCCGGCCCCGCCAAGCTCCCCTACCCGGACGTCGCCTGGTCCAAAATCCCGCCGATCGCCATCGCCTCGGCGGCCCCCTTCGCCTCCTTCCGCGCCGAGAGGTGGATCGTCGTCTCCGTCTCCTCCCCGCCCACCGCCGCGCTCGCCGCGCTCACCCGACTCAAGGGCTGGCAGCTCCTTGCCGTCGGCAACTCGCACACCCCCTCCGACTGGGACCTCAAGGGCgccatcttcctctccctcgaccTGCAGGCGCAGCTCGGCTACCGCTCGGTTGACTTCCTGCCCTACGCCTCCCACGTCCGCAAGACGGCCGGCTACCTCTTCGCCATCCAGCACGGGGCCAAGCTGATCTTCGACGCCGATGACCGCGCCGAGGTGCCCGGGAATGATCTCGGCAAGCATTTCGATGTTGATCTCGGATCTGGCATCGCCAACCACCCCGTGCTGCTCCAGTACAGCCACGCGGATCCCAACCGCACTGTGGTCAACCCCTATGTGCACTTCGGCCAGCGCTCGGTGTGGCCGCGGGGGCTGCCGCTGGATAAGGTCGGGGAGGTGGCGCACGAGGCGTTCTACACTGAGATCTTCAGTGGCCGCCAGTTCATTCAGCAGGGGTTGTCTGACGGTTTGCCGGATGTGGATGCGGTCTTCTACTTCACGAGAAAGCCGCCAACAGCGCCATTCGACCTGAGGTTTGATCCAGAGGCCCCCAAGGTGGCGCTTCCACAGGGCATGATGGCGCCAGTGAACTCCTTCAATACATTGTTCCACGCACAAGCTTTCTGGGGCCTGATGATGCCTGTTTCAGTGAGCTCAATGGCGGCAGATGTCATCCGTGGGTACTGGGCTCAGCGCATCTTGTGGGAGATTGGTGGGTATGTGGCTTTCTACCCACCAACTATTTACCGGAAGGATCATGTGCAGGCCTACCCTTTCGCAGAGGAGAAGGATCTGCATGTGAATGTTGGTAGATTGATCAAATTCCTGAACGAGTGGAGGTCAAACAAGCAGAGCCTGTTCGAGAAGATTCTTGATTTAAGCTATGCCATGGCTGAGGAGGGGTTCTGGATGGAGCAGGATGTGAGATTGACAGCTGCTTGGCTGCAGGATCTTCTGGCAGCAGGGTATCGGCAGCCTCGGCTCATGTCATTGGAGATTGACAGGCAACGGGCAACCATTGGGGAGGGTGACATGAAGGAGTTTGTGCCCAAGAAGCTGCCATCCGTGCACCTTGGGGTTGATGAAATCGGCACAGTGAACTATGAGATTGGAAATCTGATCAAGTGGCGAAAGAACTTTGGTAATGTCGTGCTCATCATGCATGTTAGTGGACCTGTAGATCGTGTAGCCTTGGAATGGAGGCTGCTATATGGACGGATATTCAAGACCGTTATCATTCTTGCGGAGCAGAGCAATGCAGAGCTTGCTGTTGAACGCTGCGCTCTGTCACATGCATACAA GTATCTGCCCAAGGTGTTTGGAAGATACGGTGGTGCTGATGGATTTCTCTTCCTCCAAGACCACATGATTCTTAATTACTGGAACCTTCTGCAAGCCGACAAGGAAAAACTCTGGATAACTGATAAG ATTGCACATTCTTGGGTTACTATTCCACTGGAGAGCAATAAAGAAGAATGGTTTGTTAAGCAAGGTGCTATGGTTAAGCAGGTCGTTGGCAGTTCCCCTGTTCATTTCCAGACCAGTTATAAAGAAAGCATGGGCGAAGACAAGATCGTATTTTGTGGCAGTGAACTGTTCTATGTGCCCCGACGGTTTGTTGAGGACTTTGGTGATCTTGTGAGTCTCGTTGGCAATTTGGATCTGCATCATAAGATTGCGGTCCCGATGTTCTTCTTGGCGATGGATTCGCCTCAAAATTTTGATTCGGAAGCTCTGGCCGGAACAGTTTTCAAGACCAACTTGGCAGCCAATGAGACTTTCGCAAATATTTATACAGCGCAGTCACCTGCTGTTTTCCCAGTTAAAGTGATGAACGAGATTGATTTCATAAAGGTAATTCGGCTGATGTCCAAGGGAGACCCTCTTCTGATGGAGTTGGTATAA